One segment of Macrotis lagotis isolate mMagLag1 chromosome 1, bilby.v1.9.chrom.fasta, whole genome shotgun sequence DNA contains the following:
- the ANKRD11 gene encoding ankyrin repeat domain-containing protein 11 isoform X2, with translation MEIKKTQIQMPPVQSMLWYYKAGTLLEASWHEMEVPRSKKKEKQGPERKRIKKEPATRKPGLLFGMGLSGIRAGYPLSERQQVALLMQMTAEESANSPVDTTPKHPSQSTVCQKGTPNSASKTKDKVNKRNERGETRLHRAAIRGDARRIKELINEGADVNVKDFAGWTALHEACNRGYYDVAKQLLAAGAEVNTKGLDDDTPLHDAANNGHYKVVKLLLRYGGNPHQSNRKGETPLKVANSPTMVNLLLGKGTYTSSEESSTESSEEEDAPSFAPSSSVDGNNTDSEFEKGLKHKAKNQEPPKTVTPVKDEYEFDEDDEQDRVPPVDDKHLLKKDYRKETKSNSFISIPKMEVKTYTKNNTIAPKKAAHRILSDTSDEEDASVTVGTGEKLRLSAHSVLPSNKTRESSNIKQQKEKNKVKKKRKKETKGKEVRFGKKNDKFCSSESESENLESDEDDRDSVESSNCIKDSTIVLKEPSLFSSLSASSTSSHGSLASQKHNSNLAEQHSKHWRTDNWKTISSPAWSDVSSLSDSTRTRLTSESDYSSEDSSLASLKPVRKKQEHKKKNTPHNSVSEKKNSFHSNVDGAIPKLDKEGKVVKKHKTKHKHKNKEKGQCSNNQDIKMKNFPYDYEDSKQKSDKALIVDSENPIENKLKVLKHDREHFKKEEKLIKTKSEDKEWLFKDEIIKVSKEEKSLKRIKEGNKELNKAFREEKDRSSKTEKEKSVKEKSPKEEKLRIHKEDKKKKSKDKQSKSEKKNDMKEEKISKSEKEKTFKEDKEKFKKEKVYREESGFEEFCNKSQFLESEDTKFSLSDDQQERWFSDLSDSSFDFKGEDSWDSPVTDYREIKNDSVAKLILETVKEETKEKKRDNKSKEKREYNEKRNEKDSFFKKKDRDYLDKTSEKKKDPTEKHRSISSYLSEKEKRRKDSADGIRDRKEKDVGDNCKDRKDSFDSSKDRKDAKVKQEETYRDDLKEYGCENLIFKDKLDSEFGKNLETWGERHHSGKEKDKKDTTDKDKKEKLKSDKYKEKSKEIDKEKNEKSILEKTQKDKELDKCFKEKKETKEKYKDLHNKDKERKSSLDQIKEKKDKSFSGTISEDFAEKRDEKKTKDKSWYIADIFTDESEDEKEEYNSGGFKIGDTIGNDVSRVESVQEKDEDKETYTSEKHRKYSSDKQHSGEKQKDKESKEKKKEKGLTEGGKDKKEKNFEKHKEKKEKDSVEKYKDRKDRTSIDSIQEKKSKQKIPEKVERKHSTDDKVKNKHKEKPDKEHSKERKSSKGADMEKSLLEKLEEEALNEYRDDSNDKISELSSDSFTDRGQDPGMSSLLESSFTEPAEDKFKDSIPFPSLQDKLKEKERHRHSSSSSKKSHEREKAKKEKSEKKEKGDDFKDSRKESAQYEKDFSLDSDSFGMSYNMKTEVEDELEKTIEFFSTEKKDKNDTERELSKKSEKEKVYASNSISTTKEKKKRDKHREKWKDEKEKHREKHTDGFFKHHKDEQKSVIKEKDNPQVNAFKDKSKDESIKLNESRLKEKEKSDSLKISNGNDKIPPSKDAGKKETRPREKLLGDGDLMMTSFERMLCQKDLEIEERHKRHKERMKQMEKMRHRSGDPKLKEKARSSEEARKRSLDLPSKKPLGLDSQLKEKKMKELGPVTPVVSTESKPHPAVGTDSKDWLTGPHMKEILPASPRPDQSRPTGVPAPASVVSCPSYEEVMQTPRTPSCSNEDYTDLMFDCADSQHTMSMNACSPSFFDRYTNTSGGLPENPSQTPTRTLPTNLYRSISVDIRRTPEEEFTVGDKFFRQQSVPATSNYDSPGQHLMEEKVPLPSVPAEKFPCLSPGYYSPDYGIPSPKVETLHCTSGAIGNVAPSPESVFSGLQAKSSPSHRDELLAPTIESALPPDLGIPLDATEDQQATAAIIPPEPSYLQPIEEGPFNAVISEEDNTDWANPPRNSEQPITQSLIGTASETPVNWSVGSELLIKSPQRFPESPKPFCSSDPIHPTPVPFIPSDSPYPVSPISYPLSVSEPGLNDVKEVAEEAISGEIAASEEQTSYIPPSRLDSFFTNCKPLPEETPEIVQESTCIPTVTQVEALGSLENNFLENNISVINQEEPVAWPDPFTNAEDDLDLGPFSLPELPLQTKDVPDAEMTEAEPIGESTVVASEGTNPGDPGVFNGNLSLLAAEEQDELPPNQAAALLPVTAGPEPEEPKPEVIAVEAAAEAGSVPEEKTSEQIDSHPFQPVASTELPPQTGDQERETNPEESFVANCPLESCAENPLTQTSIDCASAQEDIVVGTVSQTGSSQVDPPPGHAQQEAIESAPKPIPEVPKPPKVEEIPQRITRNRAQMLANQNKQNTSPSEKEFPPVSAPSTRAKGRVTDEEDAQAQHPRKRRFQRSSQQLQQQINTSTQQTREMIQQTLAAIVDAIKLDDIEPYHSDRSNPYFEYLQIRKKIEEKRKILCYITPQAPQCYAEYVTYTGSYLLDGKPLSKLHIPVIAPPPSLAEPLKELFKQQETVRGKLRLQHSIEREKLIVSCEQEILRVHCRAARTIANQAVPFSACTMLLDSEVYNMPLESQGDENKSVRDRFNARQFISWLQDVDDKYDRMKTCLLMRQQHEAAALNAVQRMEWQLKVQELDPAGHKSLCVNEVPSFYVPMVDVNDDFVLLPA, from the exons ATGCCTCCAGTTCAGTCCATGTTGTGGTACTACAAGGCTGGTACACTCCTCGAAGCATCATGGCATGAAATGGAGGTTCCTAGAAGCAAGAAGAAAG AAAAGCAGGGTCCTGAGCGGAAGAGGATTAAAAAGGAGCCCGCCACCAGGAAACCTGGTTTACTGTTTGGAATGGGGCTATCTGGAATTAGAGCAGGTTATCCACTCTCAGAGCGCCAGCAGGTCGCCCTTCTCATGCAGATGACAGCAGAAGAGTCTGCAAATAGCCCAG TAGACACAACACCAAAGCATCCCTCTCAGTCTACAGTTTGTCAGAAGGGAACTCCTAACTCTGCCTCCAAAACCAAAGATAAAGTAAATAAGAGAAATGAGCGTGGAGAGACTCGACTGCATCGCGCTGCCATCCGAGGAGATGCCCGGCGCATCAAGGAGCTCATCAACGAGGGAGCCGATGTCAACGTAAAAGACTTTGCAG GCTGGACGGCATTGCATGAGGCTTGTAATCGAGGTTACTATGATGTTGCAAAGCAGTTGCTTGCAGCAGGTGCTGAAGTCAACACAAAGGGGCTGGATGATGACACCCCACTGCATGATGCAGCCAATAACGGACACTACAAG GTGGTGAAGTTATTGTTGCGATATGGAGGAAATCCTCATCAGAGTAACCGGAAAGGAGAGACTCCTTTGAAAGTAGCCAATTCTCCAACTATGGTAAATCTCCTACTAGGGAAGGGCACCTATACTTCCAGTGAAGAGAGCTCAACAG AGAGTTCAGAAGAAGAAGATGCCCCATCATTTGCACCTTCTAGTTCAGTTGATGGCAATAACACGGACTCTGAATTTGAAAAAGGCCTGAAGCATAAGGCCAAGAATCAGGAGCCACCAAAAACAGTTACCCCTGTGAAAGATGAATATGAATTTGATGAGGATGACGAACAAGATAGAGTTCCTCCAGTTgatgataagcatttattgaaaaaGGATTACAGAAAAGAAACTAAATCAAATAGTTTTATATCTATTCCCAAAATGGAAGTTAAAACCTATACTAAAAATAACACAATTGCACCAAAGAAAGCTGCCCATCGCATCCTTTCAGACACCTCAGATGAAGAGGATGCAAGTGTAACTGTGGGTACTGGAGAGAAACTAAGACTTTCAGCTCATTCTGTATTGCCCAGTAACAAGACACGAGAGTCATCTAACATCAagcaacagaaagagaaaaataaagttaaaaagaagcggaagaaagagacaaaaggcaAGGAAGTTCGATTtggcaaaaaaaatgacaagttttGCTCTTCAGAGTCAGAGAGTGAGAATTTGGAGAGTGATGAGGATGATAGAGACTCTGTTGAAAGTTCTAATTGTATCAAGGACTCCACTATCGTGCTAAAGGAACCCTCACTTTTCAGCTCACTTTCTGCCTCATCCACTTCTTCTCATGGAAGTTTAGCATCCCAGAAACATAATTCAAATCTTGCAGAGCAGCACTCCAAGCATTGGAGAACAGATAATTGGAAaaccatttcttctccagcttggTCAGATGTCAGTTCCTTATCAGACTCTACAAGGACAAGACTGACAAGTGAGTCTGATTATTCTTCTGAAGACTCCAGTTTGGCATCATTAAAACCAGTTAGAAAGAAACAGGAACACAAGAAGAAAAATACTCCACATAATTCCGTATCTGAAAAGAAGAACTCTTTCCATTCTAATGTGGATGGAGCAATTCCAAAACTAGATAAAGAGGGGAAGGTTgttaaaaagcataaaacaaaacataaacacaaaaacaaagagaaaggacAGTGTTCAAATAATCaagatattaaaatgaaaaactttccTTACGATTATGAGGACTCTAAGCAAAAGTCAGATAAGGCCTTAATTGTTGATAGTGAAAATccaattgaaaataaattaaaagtactAAAGCATGATAGAGAACAtttcaagaaagaagagaaattaatcAAAACTAAGTCTGAGGATAAGGAATGGTTGTTTAAAGATGAGATAATAAAAGTCTCCAAAGAAGAGAAATCACTAAAACGAATCAAAGAGGGGAACAAAGAACTCAATAAAGCTTTCAGAGAGGAGAAAGATCGATCAagtaaaactgaaaaggaaaaatcagtTAAGGAGAAGTCTCCAAAAGAGGAGAAACTTAGAATTCACAaggaggacaaaaagaaaaaatcaaaggacAAGCAATcaaaatcagagaagaaaaatgacatgaAGGAGGAGAAAATTTCCAAATCTGAGAAAGAGAAGACCtttaaagaagataaagaaaaatttaaaaaagaaaaagtttatagGGAAGAATCTGGTTTTGAGGAATTTTGTAATAAAAGTCAGTTTTTAGAGAGTGAAGATACCAAATTCAGCCTTTCTGATGATCAGCAAGAGAGGTGGTTTTCTGATTTATCTGATTCATCGtttgatttcaaaggagaagaTAGTTGGGATTCTCCAGTGACAGACTATAGAGAGATAAAAAATGACTCCGTAGCAAAACTAATTTTGGAAACAGTGaaggaggaaacaaaggaaaagaagagggataacaaaagtaaagaaaaaagagaatataatgaAAAACGTAATGAAAAggactctttctttaaaaagaaagacagagattaTTTGGACAAAacctctgaaaaaaagaaagatccaaCTGAGAAACACAGAAGTATTTCCAGTTACTtatcagaaaaggagaaaaggaggaaagattcTGCAGATGGTATCAGAGATCGGAAAGAAAAAGATGTGGGTGATAACTGTAAAGACAGAAAAGACTCATTTGATAGCTCCAAAGACAGAAAAGATGCCAAGGTTAAACAGGAGGAAACCTACAGAGACGACCTTAAAGAATATGGTTGtgaaaatctaatttttaaggacaAATTAGATTCAGAATTTGGAAAAAATCTAGAGACTTGGGGGGAAAGACATCattcagggaaagaaaaagataaaaaagatactACTGATaaggacaaaaaagagaaactgaaatcagataaatataaagaaaaatctaaagaaatagacaaagaaaaaaatgaaaaatccattcttgaaaaaactcaaaaagacaaagaattggataagtgttttaaagagaaaaaagaaacaaaagaaaaatataaggatTTGCAcaacaaagacaaagaaaggaagtCTTCCCTTGatcaaattaaagaaaagaaagacaaaagtttCTCAGGAACTATCTCAGAGGACTTTGctgaaaaaagagatgaaaaaaagactaaagataAAAGCTGGTACATTGCAGATATTTTCACAGATGAAAGTGAAGATGAGAAAGAGGAGTATAATTCAGGTGGATTCAAAATTGGGGACACAATTGGCAATGATGTGTCAAGAGTGGAGAGTGTACAAGAAAAAGATGAGGATAAAGAAACTTACACCTCAGAAAAACACCGAAAATATTCTTCAGATAAGCAGCACTCtggagaaaagcagaaagataaagaatccaaggagaagaaaaaggaaaagggattaacagaaggagggaaagataaaaaagaaaaaaactttgaaaaacataaagagaagaaagagaaagattctgTTGAAAAATATAAGGATAGAAAAGATAGAACTTCCATTGACTCTatccaagaaaagaaaagtaaacaaaaaattcCTGAAAAGGTTGAAAGGAAACACTCCACTGATGACAAGGTCAAAAACAAACATAAAGAAAAGCCAGATAAAGAACATTCCAAAGAGAGGAAATCTTCCAAGGGGGCAGATATGGAGAAAAGCTTATTGGAGAAGTTGGAAGAAGAAGCCCTTAATGAATATAGAGATGATTCTAATGATAAGATCAGTGAACTCTCATCTGACAGCTTCACAGACCGAGGGCAAGATCCAGGCATGAGCAGTCTCCTTGAATCATCATTCACAGAACCTGCTGAGGACAAATTTAAGGAttctattccctttccttccttacaagACAAACTGAAAGAAAAGGAGCGACACAGgcattcttcatcttcatcaaagAAAAGTCACGAAAGGGAAAAGGCCAAGAAAGAGAAgtctgagaaaaaagaaaaaggtgatgATTTTAAGGACAGTAGAAAAGAATCAGCCCAGTATGAAAAAGACTTCTCCTTGGATAGTGATTCTTTTGGCATGTCATATAACATGAAAACAGAGGTAGAAGATGAATTAGAGAAAACTATTGAGTTTTTCTCAactgaaaagaaagacaaaaatgatactGAAAGGGAACTTTctaagaaatcagaaaaggaaaaagtttatGCTTCAAATTCCATCAGTACAactaaggaaaagaagaaaagagataaacaccgagaaaaatggaaagatgaaaaggaaaaacatagagAAAAACACACAGATGGATTTTTTAAGCATCATAAGGATGAACAGAAGTCTGTGATTAAAGAGAAGGACAATCCTCAAGTGAATGCTTTCAAAGATAAATCAAAGGATGAAAGTATCAAGCTTAATGAAAGcagattaaaagagaaagaaaagtctgACTCATTGAAGATTAGTAATGGAAATGACAAAATTCCACCATCCAAAGAtgcaggaaagaaggaaactaGACCCAGAGAAAAACTTTTAGGAGATGGTGACCTGATGATGACGAGTTTTGAGCGGATGCTGTGCCAGAAAGACCTGGAGATTGAAGAGCGTCATAAGCGGCACAAAGAACGGATGAAACAGATGGAGAAGATGAGGCACAGGTCTGGGGACCCAAAACTGAAAGAGAAAGCGAGATCCTCTGAGGAGGCAAGGAAGAGGAGTCTAGATTTGCCTTCCAAAAAGCCACTTGGACTGGACTCTCAgcttaaagagaaaaagatgaaggaGCTGGGCCCAGTGACCCCTGTGGTGTCCACAGAAAGCAAGCCCCACCCTGCTGTGGGCACTGACTCAAAAGATTGGCTGACTGGTCCTCACATGAAAGAAATCTTGCCTGCTTCCCCACGCCCAGACCAGAGCCGTCCCACAGGGGTGCCAGCTCCAGCTTCTGTGGTTTCTTGTCCTAGTTATGAGGAAGTAATGCAGACTCCTAGAACCCCATCATGCAGCAATGAAGATTACACTGACTTGATGTTTGACTGTGCTGATTCTCAGCATACCATGTCCATGAATGCATGCTCACCATCCTTTTTTGACAGATACACAAATACTTCTGGAGGGCTTCCTGAAAATCCAAGTCAAACTCCCACAAGGACTCTCCCCACAAATCTTTATCGTTCAATCTCTGTTGATATCAGGAGGACCCCTGAAGAGGAATTCACTGTTGGGGATAAGTTTTTCAGACAGCAAAGTGTACCTGCtacatcaaattatgattctccAGGGCAACATTTAATGGAAGAAAAGGTTCCTTTGCCATCTGTTCCTGCAGAAAAGTTCCCATGTTTGTCTCCTGGTTACTATTCTCCAGATTATGGGATTCCTTCACCTAAAGTTGAAACATTACATTGCACATCAGGGGCTATTGGAAATGTTGCTCCATCTCCTGAAAGTGTGTTCTCTGGTTTGCAAGCAAAATCCTCTCCTTCTCATAGAGATGAGCTTTTAGCCCCAACTATAGAAAGTGCTCTTCCCCCTGATTTGGGCATCCCCTTGGATGCTACAGAAGATCAACAAGCAACTGCTGCTATTATTCCACCAGAGCCAAGCTATCTGCAACCAATAGAAGAGGGTCCCTTTAATGCTGTTATTTCAGAAGAGGATAATACAGACTGGGCAAACCCTCCTAGAAACTCAGAGCAACCCATTACTCAGAGTTTAATTGGAACTGCCTCTGAAACTCCTGTAAATTGGTCAGTAGGATCCGAACTTCTGATTAAATCCCCACAGAGATTTCCAGAGTCTCCCAAACCTTTCTGTTCTTCAGATCCCATACATCCAACTCCTGTACCATTTATACCTTCTGATTCTCCTTACCCAGTTTCTCCTATATCATATCCATTGTCTGTGTCTGAACCAGGTCTGAATGATGTAAAGGAAGTTGCTGAGGAAGCAATTTCAGGAGAAATAGCAGCATCAGAGGAACAAACTTCTTACATACCCCCTTCTAGATTAGATTCATTCTTTACTAACTGTAAGCCTCTTCCAGAAGAAACACCCGAGATTGTTCAAGAATCCACATGCATACCAACCGTAACCCAGGTCGAAGCTCTTGGCTCCTTGGAAAATAactttttagaaaataatatttctgtcATAAATCAAGAAGAACCAGTAGCATGGCCTGATCCTTTCACAAATGCAGAAGATGACTTAGATCTGGGCCCCTTTTCTTTACCAGAACTTCCACTTCAAACTAAAGATGTCCCAGATGCTGAAATGACTGAAGCAGAACCTATTGGAGAAAGCACTGTTGTTGCCTCAGAAGGTACAAATCCTGGAGACCCCGGAGTCTTCAATGGGAACCTTTCTTTATTAGCTGCAGAAGAGCAAGATGAGCTGCCCCCTAACCAGGCAGCAGCCCTCCTGCCTGTGACAGCAGGGCCAGAACCTGAGGAACCAAAGCCAGAAGTCATTGCTGTGGAAGCTGCTGCAGAAGCTGGGAGTGTGCCTGAGGAGAAGACTTCTGAACAAATAGACTCTCACCCTTTTCAGCCAGTGGCCTCCACTGAACTTCCTCCTCAGACAGGTGACCAAGAACGggaaacaaatccagaagagtcCTTTGTAGCCAACTGTCCATTGGAGAGTTGTGCTGAGAATCCTTTGACCCAAACCAGCATTGACTGTGCCTCTGCTCAAGAAGATATTGTTGTTGGCACTGTCAGTCAGACTGGTTCTTCCCAGGTGGATCCACCTCCAGGCCATGCCCAGCAGGAAGCTATAGAGTCTGCCCCCAAACCAATCCCTGAAGTTCCCAAACCTCCCAAAGTTGAAGAAATTCCTCAACGAATCACTAGGAACCGTGCTCAAATGCTTGCCAATCAAAACAAACAGAACACCTCTCCCTCAGAAAAAGAGTTTCCACCAGTTTCTGCTCCTTCCACTAGAGCAAAGGGGCgagttacagatgaagaagatgCTCAAGCCCAACACCCCCGGAAACGTCGTTTCCAACGCTCCAGCCAGCAGCTGCAGCAGCAGATTAACACATCGACCCAGCAGACTCGGGAGATGATCCAGCAGACACTGGCAGCCATTGTGGATGCTATAAAGCTGGATGACATCGAGCCCTATCATAGCGACAGGTCGAACCCCTATTTTGAATACCTTCAGATCAGGAAAAAGattgaggaaaagaggaaaattctCTGCTACATCACTCCCCAAGCACCCCAGTGTTACGCTGAATATGTCACCTACACAGGCTCTTACCTGCTGGACGGCAAACCCCTCAGCAAGCTCCACATTCCCGTG ATTGCCCCACCTCCATCTCTGGCAGAGCCGCTGAAGGAGTTATTTAAGCAGCAGGAGACCGTCAGGGGCAAGCTCCGCCTCCAGCACAGCATAGAGCGG GAAAAGCTGATTGTTTCATGTGAACAGGAGATTCTGCGGGTTCATTGTCGAGCAGCGCGGACTATTGCTAACCAGGCCGTACCCTTCAGTGCCTGCACCATGCTTCTGGACTCGGAGGTCTACAACATGCCCCTGGAGAGTCAG GGGGATGAAAATAAGTCGGTGAGAGATCGTTTCAATGCTCGGCAGTTCATTTCCTGGTTACAGGATGTAGATGACAAATATGACCGGATGAAG ACATGTCTGTTGATGCGACAGCAACACGAAGCAGCGGCTCTCAATGCCGTGCAAAGAATGGAGTGGCAGCTGAAGGTTCAGGAGCTGGACCCCGCAGGGCACAAATCCCTCTGTGTGAATGAGGTGCCGTCCTTCTATGTGCCAATGGTCGATGTCAACGATGACTTTGTGCTCTTGCCAGCATGA